A DNA window from Impatiens glandulifera chromosome 7, dImpGla2.1, whole genome shotgun sequence contains the following coding sequences:
- the LOC124909731 gene encoding GRF1-interacting factor 1-like, producing the protein MMADYYPANATTDHIQQYLDENKALILKIVECQNLGKPNECAEYQARFQKNLMYLASVADSHPHPPGFHSHFRPGGIFHRGAQQKQQHMNAESLMAARSSMLHSQQQLSALHQHQALHGQLGMSSVGNTDLHMLPTEANSSGTPDSCRAGESRGITVEMRLNIVSDERRREIEIAEALYMKSGEDDDDDDSS; encoded by the exons ATGATGGCAGATTACTATCCAGCCAACGCCACCACAGATCATATTCAGCAG TACTTGGACGAGAACAAGGCGTTGATTCTTAAGATCGTTGAATGCCAGAATTTGGGAAAACCAAATGAATGTGCAGA GTACCAAGCGAGATTCCAGAAAAATCTTATGTATCTTGCTTCAGTTGCGGATTCTCATCCTCACCCTCCAGGCTTTCATTCTCAC TTTCGTCCTGGTGGGATCTTCCATCGTGGAGCTCAGCAGAAGCAGCAGCATATGAATGCAGAATCGCTAATGGCTGCTCGATCCTCAATGCTCCACAGCCAGCAACAGCTATCAGCACTGCACCAGCATCAAGCCTTGCATGGTCAGCTCGGTATGAGCTCAGTTGGGAACACTGATCTCCACATGCTGCCAACCGAGGCTAACAGCTCTGGAACTCCTGATTCATGTCGGGCTGGGGAAAGTCGGGGAATAACTGTGGAGATGAGACTCAACATTGTCTCTGATGAAAGGCGAAGAGAAATTGAAATTGCAGAGGCTCTTTACATGAAATCTGgggaagatgatgatgatgatgactcATCATAA